Below is a window of Terriglobia bacterium DNA.
CAAGAGTGTGTTCTGCGGTTCATTTAGAGTCGGAGCTTCAATCATCGAAAGTTTCCTTTCTTGAACTCGATCGGAACCCGGGCGGCCCATCGTTAGTCAGTGCATGCCCGGTACCTTCGAGACCTCCAGGTCTAATAATTATTCGCCCTTATGCATCAGCGGTCGTGCAGCCCCAATGGCGGTATATTTCTGTGGAAAAGTTCCCATGCACGGGCAGAAATCCGCATTCGCGGGAAATCAAAGGGTTTTGTCCTGGTACGGCAGCGTACGGGGAGCCGGCAAAAAGAGCGCAGCGCGCGGTCCCGTACAGATTATCTTAGGATTTTGTTTTATAGTTTTGCTTCACGTTCATCCTGAGGAGCCAAATTGCGAATACTGCTGGTTGACGATACGGAAGACGTACGGGAGACCGTTGGCGCAATGGCGAAATCGCTCGGACACGACGTCATCGCGGTCGACAACGCCATCATTGCGGTTAAGCTCGCCGCCGCCGATCCGCCGGACCTTGTGCTGATGGATCTATTCATGCCGGAGGTCGACGGCGCACAAGCCGCCGCAGCGCTCCACAGCATCTCTCCCCTGCGTCACCTGCGGATCGTTCTGATTACTGCTTTTCCCGAGAAACTGTCTCCTCATGTTCGCGAGGGCTCCTGGGATGGTCTCCTGATCAAACCATTCAACCTTCACGACCTCGAACGTGTCCTAAAGCGCTTCGACGGCGGGGCTAGCGGTCCTTAGCCGCAGATCCTCTATTCACACCTCAAAGCCGCCATTGGATCGACGCGGATGGCGCGGCGCGCCGGAATATAGCAGGCCAGCAGCGTCAAACCGAAGAGCAACGAGGCCATCGAGACATAGGTGAGCGCATCGGTCGGACTGACTGCGAAAAGCAATGTCGACAGGATTCGAGTCAGAGCGGCTGCGCCGAGCAGACCGGCAGCGACGCCGATGGCGGCCAGTTTTCCGCCTTCCCGAAGAACACCAAGAACAATATCGCGAGGCGGGGCGCCGAGCGCCATGCGAAGGCCGATCTCGTCGATGCGCTGGCTGACAGAATACGAAATCACTCCATAGATGCCGATAACAGACAGCAGCAGAGCGATGAAGCCGAACGCACCCAGTACGATAAGCGAAAAGCGCCGCGGGGCCAGGGTCGCCGCGATGGCGTCGGTCATGAGTTCTTCGCTATGAAGCGGGCTGTTGCTGTCAAAAGCAGCGAGCTCGCGCCGAAGTAATGGCAGGAGCGTGGCCGGCGCGGTCTTCGTCCGAATAAGGCAGGCTACCGCGGGAGCGAACAGCGGAATGACGTCATCCGGCATCTGCGCGACCGGAAAATAATATTCCATGCGCAGCTTGGCCGATGCGTCCGCATCGAGTCCGGCATGCTTCACATGTTCCGCGACGCCGACGATTTCGATGGGCTTGGGTTCTTTTTCCAACGTTATGAAGATGTGTTTACCGATCGGGTTCTGGCCCGGAAACACCGTATGTGCCAGTTCCTCGTCGATGACCGTGACCGGCGTGCTCTTTTCCGTGTCCTGCGCAGTAAAACCCCTCCCCCGCAGCACTCTTATCCCCATTGTCTTAAAGTGATCGGCCCCGACGGCATAAAAGCGTGCGATGTGCATATCTCCCTGCCGCGCAGCTTTCGGTTCGTTTTCGGAACGAAAAGCGATGCTCGTACCGTTGCTGCTCAGGAAGGGAAGACCTCCGATCTGAATGCTCACGGACTGCACGCCCGGTACTGCCGCCAGCCTCTCCTGAAGCTCGCGAAACGCCGCCCTGGCTTTTTCCGGAGTCGACGCCCGTTCCTTTGAAATGCCTGTGTAGAACGTCAGCAGGCCGTCTGGATTCAATCCGGGATTCACATTCCAGACCTTCTCCAGGCTGCGGATCATCAAGCCGGCGCCAACCAGAAGCACCAGCGTCAGTGCGATTTCAGCAACAATCAATACCCGTTGCGAACGATGCCTGCCTTTGACCGTGCCGCGCCCGCTTTGCTTCAATGTTTCATGAAGGCCGAATTCCACGGCCTTAAGGGCCGGGAGGAAACCGAACAACACACCCGCTGCAGCCGATACGGCGAAAGTGAAGAGCAACACGCGATTGTTCAATTGAACGTTGGAAAGCGAGGGCAGGGCCGCGGGCAAGACCGCAATTGCGGCTTGCGTTGCCCATGAAGCAAAGGCGACGCCGATGATTCCGCCAGCGATCGACAGAAGCATGCTTTCAGTCAGCAACTGACGGATGATGCGGCTCCTGCCTGCGCCCAGAGCCATCCGAATTCCAAATTCTTCCGAGCGTTTCATCGACCGGGCCAGCGCAAGATTCGCAACATTCGTGCAGGCGATGAGCAGCACGAAACCTACTGCTGCAGCCAATGCCAGAAGCGCCGGCCGCACTGAACCGACGACCTCATCGAGGAACGGGAAGATCTCGGCATACTCGCCGGCCACCTCGTCCGGATATTGCTCAGCGAGGCTGCTCATAATTGTGTCCATCTCGGCGCGAGCTTGCGCCAGCGTCACGCCGGGCTTGAGCCGTCCGATGCCCAGTGTGCCGTTTCCTACGCCGTGACTATAGAAGTTGAAGGTCTCGTACTGACCGATGGGCGTGAAGACGTCGTTGAAGAACGAGTTGAATGCCCGCTCCATTCGAATGGCGGACGGTACGACGCCGATGATCGTGTAATTCAAGCCATTCAAAGTGAGCGTCTGTCCCAGAACGTTCTTATCGGCGGCGAACCGCCGCTTCCAGAAATCTTCCCCGAGCATAACCACCTGCTGTGCGCCTCGCTGGTCCTCTTTGGATGTGAAGTTTCGTCCAATCAGCGGCTGGATTCCCAGAACCGGCAGAAAGTTCTGAGAGACCATCATGCCGATCAACTGTTCCGCATCGCCACGGCCGGTGAGCGTGAACCCGCTATCGCGCATGCCGGCGATGCTTTCGAAGCTCCGGGCCTGGCGGCGCCAATCCAGAAAATTCAGGTAAGGAACGGAGTTTCTATCCGTGCCGGCTGTCTTCTGATACATGCTGACGAGCCGGTCCGCCTCGGGAAAGGGAACGGGATGCAGAAGGACGCCGTCCACGACCGTATAAATCGCGGTGTTGGCGCCGATTCCCAGCGCAAGCGTCAGCAATGCCGCACATGTGAAACCGGGCGATCGTCTCAACGTCCGGACGGCATAACGAAGGTCACCCCAGAAACTGTTCATGGCTTCGGCATAGCGAATCTGCTTCCAAAAAGACGGGAATAGCCGCAAAAGGCATACGAGGGACCACAAACAACCCAAAACGTGAGGTCATTCGTCATGTTTTGTTGCCTTTGTGTTCTGCTATGTGCCTTTTGTGGCTATTCCCTTTTCCGTTGTGACTGTCCGCTCCCGCGACCGCCCGTCCCATTACCGGACACAAGTCGATCGTCCCAATCAAAAGTCTTAAGGCCTAATTGTCTCCACAATCCACGCGCATGATCCACTGCGGCAGGATCGGCAGCAGTTGTTCGGTCGTATAAATAAAGGACCGGCTGCCGGGTAAGTACGTCACGCCTTCCTGCTGTTGCAGAAAGTTGAGCTTGATCTTCTGCTGGTGCTTGAAATCGATGCTGTATTCGACCGCATCGATGTAAGTCAGGACCAGCAGGCGGTTGCCGTCGTCGGAGAACGCCATGTCCGTGGGCTTGGCGCCGGGATCCAGCGTCGTCACCGGCGTAAGGACCTGGGTGGTGAGGTGAGGATCGGCCTTGAACAGCCGCGCAGGACTTTCTTTCACGAGAATGTAGATTGTGCCGTCGGGATGCACGGCGAGGCTTTCGGCGTCGTGCGGTCCATCGGGGTAGCGAAGCGTCATGCGCTGCCGTGCTTTGACGGTTTGTGGGAAGGTTTCGAACTCGTCGACGACGGCGATCTCAATCGATTTCCTGTTTTTATCGTTGTCGCCGATATCCCCCAGGTACAGGCACGAACTGCCACCTCCGGAACACGGGCCCAGGCTGATGGCCTCGACATCGACCGGGTCGAACCCGGCGATGTTGATCGGACGGGTATCCTTCCCCGCCATGGAGGTGATGAAGAACCGGCCCGTATCTCCTGAATCATTAATGTGATACAGGCGGCCCGGCACCTTCCTGGAGGCCGCCACGCCACTGGCTTCGTGCAAAACGGACTGCAGCGCGCCGATCCGGGCAGGTTCTTTCCATTGCGTGCATACCTGTCCATAGATCGCGCTGTCTAACAATAAGGGGAACAAACCCAGGAGAAGCGGGAACCATCGAGAAACTCCTGGATTTCGAGTCACCTTACCTATACTAAAATTATGGCAATAAATTCTGTCACCCCGGCCCATGTCTTCTATGCGGAAGTCCTGAAAATCCTCAAAGACTCAAAGTTTACCTTCATGGTCGCCGGCGGGTTTGCAGTCAATGCCTATACCGGTCTGCACCGTCCGACCAAGGACATCGACATCTTTGTTAAAGCCGGCGATTACCCCAAAATTCTGAATAAGTTCACCTCACTCGGCTTCAAAACGCAGGTCTCGGACGAACGCTGGATCGCAAAGATCTTCAAAGGGAAATTGTACGTCGATCTGATATTCGGCTCCTCAAATCTTATCGCGCCGGTGACGGACGACTGGTTCAAGGATTCGAAAACAGCAAAGTTTTTCAATCACGAAGTCCGGATACCTTCGGTCACGGATCTGATCGTTTCGAAAGTGTTCATTCAGAACCGCGACCGTTACGACGGCGCGGATGTCGCGCACCTCATATTGATGAAAAACCACGACATCAATTGGGAGCGGCTGCTTTGTTCGTTGGAACAATATTGGGAAGTGCTCTTGATCCATCTTTTGAACTTCCGTTTCGTTTACCCCTCCGAGCGCGAAAAAATTCCGATCTGGCTGCTGCGCGAACTGCTCTCGCGCCTGCAGCACCAGTTCGAACTGCCCACACCCCGGATGAAGGTGTGCCGCGGCCGAATGTTCTCCGTCGCCGACTACACCGTGGACATTGCCGGCCTGGGATTTGCAGACGTCGTCGGAGGAGAAAATGAGCGCAAAGCCGGATAGCCTGCGCGTCGCCGCAGTGGGTGATCTGCACGTTCACCAGAACTCGACCGAAAGTCTGCAACCGCTCTTTGAAAAAATCTCGCACAACGCCGACGTGCTCGCGCTGTGCGGCGATCTGACCCACCTCGGGTTGCGCCAGGAAGCGGAAAAGCTCGCGCACGATCTGCGGGCGTGCCACATACCGGTCGTTGCGGTGCTTGGAAATCACGATTACCAGAGCGGGCATGCGGAGGAAGTGAAACAGGTTCTATGCGACGCCAAAGTGAACGTGCTGGAAGAGAGTGAGACATTCGAGTTCAGAGGCGTCGGATTCGCCGGCGCAAAAGGCTTCGGCGGCGGCTTCGACAAACACATGCTCACGCCTTTTGGAGAAGATGCCATCAAGCACTTTGTCGGCGAAGCCGTCAATGAATCCCTGCGGCTCGAGGTCGCATTGAACAGCCTGCGTACCGAGAAAGTCGTCGTCGTCCTGCATTACGCGCCGATCGCGCAGACCGTCGTCGGAGAGCCCCCCGAAATCTTTCCGTTCCTCGGCTCTTCAAGACTGGCGGAAACCATCGACCATTTCGATGTCAACGCGATCTTCCATGGACACGCGCACCACGGCACCTATCAGGGAAAGACGATGAAGGGCACGCCGGTCTACAACTGCTGCCTGCAGCTGGTGCAGGGTCTCCAGCCTGAACAGCCGTTCGCATTGGTGGAAGTTTAGAAAAGGGGAAGACTCGAATCCTTCCAGCCTCCGCAAAATGCGTTTGGCTACAGGCATTCCCTCCTGTGTTATCGTCCCCTGAAATGTTTTTGAACCTTGCGCCGTTGAAGAAACATCGGGATTACCGGCTTCTCTACACCGGGCAACTGGTCTCGATGTTCGGCAGCATGATCACCTACGTTGCCGTCCCCTACCAGGTTTTCGAATTGACGCACTCCAGCCTCGCCGTCGGGTTGCTGGGAGCCGCGCAGCTCGTACCTTTGCTGATCTTTGCGCTTTGGGGCGGCGCATACGCCGATGCGATGGACCGCAGAAGACTGCTGATCGCTTCCGAAATACTCATGGCCGGCGGGTCGCTCACCTTAGCCATCAACGGAATGTTTGCCCATGCGAGTGTCGCTCTCATCTTTGTGGTGAGCGCGGCCATGTCGGCATGCAATGGCTTTCACCGTCCCGCACTCGATGCGATGACGCCGCGCCTGGTGGACCGTGAGGACTTGACGGGCGTTTCGGCTTTGAACTCGTTCCGGTCCTCAATCAGCGCGATTGGCGGACCTGCGCTCGGCGGCGTCTGCATGGCGCTTCTTGGATATCCGCTGACATACATGCTCGACGTGCTCAGCTTCCTTATTTCGCTCGTCGCGCTTGCGGCGATCCGGCGGATGCCGCCGGCGGACGGCGCTTCGCGGCCGGGAATCCGAAGTATTGTCGACGGGCTGAAGTACGCAATGAGCCGTCCCGAATTGGTTGGAACGTACGCCGTCGACATCGTCGCGATGACGTTCGCCATGCCGATGGCGCTGTTTCCGTCGATGGCCATTGCCTGGGGCGGCGCGAGCGCGGCGGGCTGGCTGTATTCCGCCATGTCGGTCGGAAGCCTGTTCACAACGCTATTCAGCGGCTGGACCACGAAGGTGACGCGCCACGGCATGGCCGTCGTCACTGCTGCCGCTACCTGGGCGCTGGCGATTATCGCGCTGGGATTCGCTTCGAGTCTGGCTGCCGCCGTGCTGTGCCTGGCAATGGCGGGAGCGGCGGATTCGGTCAGCGCGGTTTTTCGCGGAACAATCTGGAACGAAACGATTCCCGCCGACCTGCGCGGCCGTCTCGCCGGCGTCGAAATGATCAGCTACCTGAGCGGACCACTTCTCGGCAATGCTCGAGCTGGCTGGGTTGCCTCGATTTCGTCGAACGCGGTCTCGGTTGTGTCGGGAGGCGTGGTCTGCTTCGCAGGAGTCCTTCTGTGCATCCCGCTTTTGCCGGCATTCTGGAATTATCGTGCGGACCGGACACCGGCAGCCGATATAATCCCGGTCTCATGAGCAGCCGCGACGAGGCGCTTCAAACCATCAAACAACTCGCGCCGACTTTGGCGCTCGCGGATTTCACGCGTGTGGTGTTAAAGCTCGTCCGCGATCAGGTCGGCGCGGACCGCGGAACGCTTTTTGTGGTGGATCCGGCGCACAGCGAGATCCGTTCGGTTGTGGCGGACAGGGTCATCGGAGAGATTCCGCTGCCGATCGGTTTCGGGATCGCGATCGCGGGCGCGGAGACGGGCGAGATCATCGACACCTACAATCCCACTTATGACGACCGTTTCGAAGAAAAATACGAAGCGGCCCTGAAATACGACACCAAAGACATCTATTGCATGCCTGTCGTCGACGACCGGAAAACGATCGTCGGCGTCCTGGAGCTGTTGAACCGGGCGCGCCCCTTCACCAACGAAGATCACGAATTTCTGCGACAGGTCAGCCATGAAATCGCGTCTTGCTTGAGGAACAGTTTCGCTTCCCGCTAGTGTTGCCTTAGGCCTGATTCAGCCGCAGAGCGGCTGCGCAAGCCGTGAAAGCATATAAGCCAGGGTTTTGCTCCCTCCGGGAACGCCACAAACCGCAATCGCACGGTTGTATAATTATCGGGTGACCGCTCGAAAACGAAAAATACTGGTCGTCGATGACGATCCCGGGATTCGTATCTCTCTCAGCGTGTTGCTGCAAAGCTGGGGCTTCGAAGCGCTGCAGGCATCCGATGCTGCCGAGGCCACGCGCATCGTCGAGAAGCAGGAACCGGATATCGTCATCACGGATCTTGTCATGCCCGAAACTTCCGGTCTCGAGCTGCTGAAAAAGCTCAAGGCGGGAGATCCTCACCGCCCCGTGCTCCTTATCACCGCTCAAGGCAGCATCGACATTGCTGTTGAAGCGATGAAGCAGGGCGCCCGCGACTTTCTTACCAAACCGCTGACGGATCTGGCGATGCTGAAAACGCTTCTCGACGATGCCGAACGCGAGCTTGAAATGCGCCGCAAAGCCAGGCGGCTGGCGGCTCGCGCGGACGAGGAAGGCGGGCTTGGCGATTTCGTAGGCAACAGCAAAGCCATACGCGAAGTGTTTGAAATGGTCGAAAGCGTGGCCCAGCGCGATGTGTCGGTCATGATCACCGGCGAGAGCGGCACAGGTAAAGAGGTCGTCGCCCGGACGATTCACAAAATGAGCCGCCGGGAGAACAAACCTTTTGTGGCGATAAACGCAGCGGCCATTCCGGAATCGCTCATCGAGAGTGAACTCTTCGGCCACGAACGCGGCGCGTTTACCGGCGCCGTCGCGACCCGGCAAGGCGTGTTTGAACAGGCGAACGGCGGGACGCTTCTGATTGACGAAGTCGCCGAAATGCCGATGGCGCTGCAGCCCAAATTGCTTCGCGTCCTCGCGGACGGCCGCGTACGCCGCCTCGGCGGAACACATGAATTCGAATTCGATGTCCGGGTCCTTGCGGCAACCAACCGGGATCCGATGAAAGCGATCGAAGACGGAAAGCTCCGCGAGGATCTCTACTACCGGCTGAATGTTGTTCCGATCATGCTTCCTCCTCTTCGCGCCCGGCCGGACGATATCCCGCTTCTCGTCCAGCACTTCATCACCGAATTCAACGCCAAACACCGGCTGGAACTCGAAGGCGTGACCGACGAAGCCATGACGATGCTCAAGGGATACCCGTGGCCGGGAAATGTCCGCGAGCTTCGCAACGTCATCGAACGGTCGGTGGTTCTCGCGAAGAGCGATTGGATCGATGAAAAGGACCTGCCGCCCTACGTGCGGAATCCGGCGCTGCGGCCGGAGAAACTGGTCTTTTCCGTCGGTGAAACCACCGTTGCGGATGCCGAGCGCGAACTCATCCTGAAAACACTCGAAAAGGCCGGCAATAACAAAGCCGAAGCGGCGCGCCAACTCGGTGTAGACGTCAAAACGATCTACAACAAGCTGAAAGGTTACGGGATCGACGTTACGGATAAATGAAGGTATCGAGCAAGATCATCGCAGGCTTCCTGATTCTGATGCTGCTGGCGGTCGTGCTTCTCGCGAACCAGCTGGGGATCATCCACCAGATGCAGCAGGTGAATCGCGAACTCGCGGACGTGGATCTGAACGCCGCGGCGACAGCGCTTCACATTGAAAAGAATACGGACATCATCACCGATGATTCGAAAAAATACTTCGCGGTGCTCGATCCGATTTATGGCGACCAGATCGCCGACCTCCGAAACGACGTTCTCAAAGATATCGCAACGCTGGAGAAGGCAGCTCACTCCAAAAGCGAACGTGAAGCGACAACCGAACTGCGCGAAGCGCTCGATGCCTACTGGAATGTCTTCAACCGGCTGAAAAGTCAGAACCAGGTCTCGGATACCGACGAGTTGCCTCCGGACCTGACGATCGCGATGGATCACCTGGGGGCGGAGGCCGAAGTCGCATTCGAATCCGTGAAAGGTTCGATGAAAGAGCGTGTCGCGGCTGCAGCGGAAACAGGCGCGAAGGCCGAGCGTGTTTCGCGGATTGCAGGCGCGCTTTCGCTTATCCTCGGTGCGATTGTCGCGGTGCTGTTCGTACGCTCCATCAACGATCCCCTGCGCCGGCTGACCCAGGGTACCCGGGCGATTGCGAAAGGGCAGTTCTGGCACCGGCTGCCTGCCGACGGAAACGACGAATTCAGTGAACTGGCCCGCGATTTCAATTCCATGAGCGAACGTCTGGGCGATCTCGATCGGATGAAGAAAGATTTCGTCTCGCACGTCTCGCACGATCTGAAAGCGCCGCTCGCATCGATTCGCCAGATCATGCACCTGCTGCTTCAGCAGATTCCCGGTCCGCTGAACGATCAGCAGCAGGATCTGATACGCCTCAGTTACAGCAGCGCCGAACGGCTGGCGGCCATGGTGGGGAATCTTCTCGATATCTCGCGCATGGAAGCGGGCTCGATGGAATACCAGATGTCCGCCAATGATGTCCTGCCGTTAATCCAACTGGTGACAAGCGAATTCGAAATACAGGGGCGCGAAAAACAGATCCGCCTGCGGCTTGAATGCGATGAAGCCTCGGTGTTCGCCGGCTGCGATCGGGACCGCATCGTTCAGGTGATCGGAAATCTGTACGAGAACGCCTTGAAATTTTCACCGGCCGGTTCAGAGATCCTGACGCGCGTGCAGCGCGTGAAGGGCGAGATCGTGATTTCGGTTTCCGATTCCGGCCCTGGCGTTCCCGATGCCCATAAGGAAAGAATTTTTCACAAGTTCCACCAGGTCCAACAGGGAAAGAAACTGGCGGGCCAGGGGGTGGGACTTGGATTGGCGATCTGTAAAACGATCGTCGAAGCGCACCATGGTCAGATCTGGGTCGAGGACAATCCGGATGGAGGCAGCGTCTTCTTGTTCGCCATACAACCCGCTGCCGGCGAGGAGATTCTCAAATGCAGCCAACCCGCCTGATACTCGGTCTGTGCCTGCTTTTTGCCGCGTGCCACAAACACGTTCCGGTGACGGCTCTTCCGCCGGTTGCGCCACCCGCTCCAGCGC
It encodes the following:
- a CDS encoding ABC transporter permease, which translates into the protein MNSFWGDLRYAVRTLRRSPGFTCAALLTLALGIGANTAIYTVVDGVLLHPVPFPEADRLVSMYQKTAGTDRNSVPYLNFLDWRRQARSFESIAGMRDSGFTLTGRGDAEQLIGMMVSQNFLPVLGIQPLIGRNFTSKEDQRGAQQVVMLGEDFWKRRFAADKNVLGQTLTLNGLNYTIIGVVPSAIRMERAFNSFFNDVFTPIGQYETFNFYSHGVGNGTLGIGRLKPGVTLAQARAEMDTIMSSLAEQYPDEVAGEYAEIFPFLDEVVGSVRPALLALAAAVGFVLLIACTNVANLALARSMKRSEEFGIRMALGAGRSRIIRQLLTESMLLSIAGGIIGVAFASWATQAAIAVLPAALPSLSNVQLNNRVLLFTFAVSAAAGVLFGFLPALKAVEFGLHETLKQSGRGTVKGRHRSQRVLIVAEIALTLVLLVGAGLMIRSLEKVWNVNPGLNPDGLLTFYTGISKERASTPEKARAAFRELQERLAAVPGVQSVSIQIGGLPFLSSNGTSIAFRSENEPKAARQGDMHIARFYAVGADHFKTMGIRVLRGRGFTAQDTEKSTPVTVIDEELAHTVFPGQNPIGKHIFITLEKEPKPIEIVGVAEHVKHAGLDADASAKLRMEYYFPVAQMPDDVIPLFAPAVACLIRTKTAPATLLPLLRRELAAFDSNSPLHSEELMTDAIAATLAPRRFSLIVLGAFGFIALLLSVIGIYGVISYSVSQRIDEIGLRMALGAPPRDIVLGVLREGGKLAAIGVAAGLLGAAALTRILSTLLFAVSPTDALTYVSMASLLFGLTLLACYIPARRAIRVDPMAALRCE
- a CDS encoding GAF domain-containing protein, which translates into the protein MSSRDEALQTIKQLAPTLALADFTRVVLKLVRDQVGADRGTLFVVDPAHSEIRSVVADRVIGEIPLPIGFGIAIAGAETGEIIDTYNPTYDDRFEEKYEAALKYDTKDIYCMPVVDDRKTIVGVLELLNRARPFTNEDHEFLRQVSHEIASCLRNSFASR
- a CDS encoding HAMP domain-containing sensor histidine kinase, which codes for MKVSSKIIAGFLILMLLAVVLLANQLGIIHQMQQVNRELADVDLNAAATALHIEKNTDIITDDSKKYFAVLDPIYGDQIADLRNDVLKDIATLEKAAHSKSEREATTELREALDAYWNVFNRLKSQNQVSDTDELPPDLTIAMDHLGAEAEVAFESVKGSMKERVAAAAETGAKAERVSRIAGALSLILGAIVAVLFVRSINDPLRRLTQGTRAIAKGQFWHRLPADGNDEFSELARDFNSMSERLGDLDRMKKDFVSHVSHDLKAPLASIRQIMHLLLQQIPGPLNDQQQDLIRLSYSSAERLAAMVGNLLDISRMEAGSMEYQMSANDVLPLIQLVTSEFEIQGREKQIRLRLECDEASVFAGCDRDRIVQVIGNLYENALKFSPAGSEILTRVQRVKGEIVISVSDSGPGVPDAHKERIFHKFHQVQQGKKLAGQGVGLGLAICKTIVEAHHGQIWVEDNPDGGSVFLFAIQPAAGEEILKCSQPA
- a CDS encoding response regulator, with protein sequence MRILLVDDTEDVRETVGAMAKSLGHDVIAVDNAIIAVKLAAADPPDLVLMDLFMPEVDGAQAAAALHSISPLRHLRIVLITAFPEKLSPHVREGSWDGLLIKPFNLHDLERVLKRFDGGASGP
- a CDS encoding metallophosphoesterase, with the translated sequence MSAKPDSLRVAAVGDLHVHQNSTESLQPLFEKISHNADVLALCGDLTHLGLRQEAEKLAHDLRACHIPVVAVLGNHDYQSGHAEEVKQVLCDAKVNVLEESETFEFRGVGFAGAKGFGGGFDKHMLTPFGEDAIKHFVGEAVNESLRLEVALNSLRTEKVVVVLHYAPIAQTVVGEPPEIFPFLGSSRLAETIDHFDVNAIFHGHAHHGTYQGKTMKGTPVYNCCLQLVQGLQPEQPFALVEV
- a CDS encoding nucleotidyltransferase, giving the protein MAINSVTPAHVFYAEVLKILKDSKFTFMVAGGFAVNAYTGLHRPTKDIDIFVKAGDYPKILNKFTSLGFKTQVSDERWIAKIFKGKLYVDLIFGSSNLIAPVTDDWFKDSKTAKFFNHEVRIPSVTDLIVSKVFIQNRDRYDGADVAHLILMKNHDINWERLLCSLEQYWEVLLIHLLNFRFVYPSEREKIPIWLLRELLSRLQHQFELPTPRMKVCRGRMFSVADYTVDIAGLGFADVVGGENERKAG
- a CDS encoding MFS transporter — its product is MFLNLAPLKKHRDYRLLYTGQLVSMFGSMITYVAVPYQVFELTHSSLAVGLLGAAQLVPLLIFALWGGAYADAMDRRRLLIASEILMAGGSLTLAINGMFAHASVALIFVVSAAMSACNGFHRPALDAMTPRLVDREDLTGVSALNSFRSSISAIGGPALGGVCMALLGYPLTYMLDVLSFLISLVALAAIRRMPPADGASRPGIRSIVDGLKYAMSRPELVGTYAVDIVAMTFAMPMALFPSMAIAWGGASAAGWLYSAMSVGSLFTTLFSGWTTKVTRHGMAVVTAAATWALAIIALGFASSLAAAVLCLAMAGAADSVSAVFRGTIWNETIPADLRGRLAGVEMISYLSGPLLGNARAGWVASISSNAVSVVSGGVVCFAGVLLCIPLLPAFWNYRADRTPAADIIPVS
- a CDS encoding sigma-54 dependent transcriptional regulator, producing MTARKRKILVVDDDPGIRISLSVLLQSWGFEALQASDAAEATRIVEKQEPDIVITDLVMPETSGLELLKKLKAGDPHRPVLLITAQGSIDIAVEAMKQGARDFLTKPLTDLAMLKTLLDDAERELEMRRKARRLAARADEEGGLGDFVGNSKAIREVFEMVESVAQRDVSVMITGESGTGKEVVARTIHKMSRRENKPFVAINAAAIPESLIESELFGHERGAFTGAVATRQGVFEQANGGTLLIDEVAEMPMALQPKLLRVLADGRVRRLGGTHEFEFDVRVLAATNRDPMKAIEDGKLREDLYYRLNVVPIMLPPLRARPDDIPLLVQHFITEFNAKHRLELEGVTDEAMTMLKGYPWPGNVRELRNVIERSVVLAKSDWIDEKDLPPYVRNPALRPEKLVFSVGETTVADAERELILKTLEKAGNNKAEAARQLGVDVKTIYNKLKGYGIDVTDK